In Argiope bruennichi chromosome 4, qqArgBrue1.1, whole genome shotgun sequence, a single window of DNA contains:
- the LOC129967107 gene encoding DET1 homolog — protein MNIASKQDNRELHIVVNKCRSQDNNVTKPDYGTLHNPNCNYYFNNNKNKIYRRKIPNQNIVARLIKRETHFVKQSVSSHYAVRQFHQNIVPNCTVVDIEKPPCFLRKFSPDGQHFVAFSLDQTSIEIYEYKGPAAGETLLSKLCVGQPNANDPDHRGIRSKIFEQFFKLKHTVNVAVNDEQLNRECSLFTDDGNHIIVGSAAYISDDNMPPFFEIYRNNESVSPNPRSYLENYTLHLIDMKNGILCDRRTFKTDKIFLSHNQGLYLYHDFLCVLSVQHQTIHVFQVKDNGTFINVRNIGRFCYEDDELYLSSVRYPEWEPCKTPFKPYRETSINALKHRILVFLYKRAVEECKNKDSPKPLCEYYQNFEHFCQLRMWKMQLIDKSHLLIKYASEDVITLRLPDPNAQPSFFVVYNMVTTEVLAVYENTSEKLLNIFESFCDYFRNAALQAPTQLSCSPSNNTYARTLQHRFQQTIINARFGGQTEAVKRLLAQLPISSQSYSVSPYLDLALFSYDDKWVSVMERPKACGDQPIRFYARDSGLLRFKIYAGVHGKNHPVSARRLVAFTFHPFDPFAISVQRTNSEYVVNFHVRHVESD, from the coding sequence atgaataTCGCTTCAAAACAGGACAATCGAGAATTACATATTGTTGTTAATAAATGCCGGTCTCAAGATAACAATGTGACTAAACCGGATTACGGTACTCTACATAATCCAAAttgtaattattactttaataataataaaaataaaatttaccgcCGTAAAATACCTAATCAAAACATTGTCGCGAGACTAATAAAACGCGAAACACATTTTGTGAAACAATCAGTTTCTTCACATTATGCCGTGCGacagtttcatcaaaatattgttcCGAATTGTACAGTGGTTGATATTGAAAAACCTCCATGTTTCTTGCGGAAATTTTCCCCTGATGGTCAACATTTTGTTGCATTTTCATTAGATCAAACCTCGATTGAAATCTATGAATATAAAGGCCCTGCAGCAGGTGAAACATTACTGAGTAAATTATGTGTTGGACAACCTAATGCAAATGATCCTGATCATCGAGGTATtcgttcaaaaatatttgaacaatttttcaaattgaaacatACTGTCAATGTGGCAGTGAATGATGAGCAATTAAACAGAGAATGTAGTTTATTTACTGATGATGGCAATCACATTATTGTTGGTTCTGCTGCATATATCAGTGATGATAATATGCcacccttttttgaaatttatagaaataatgaatCAGTATCTCCGAATCCAAgatcatatttagaaaattatacttTACATTTAATTGATATGAAAAATGGAATTCTCTGTGATAGACGTAcatttaaaacagataaaatttttctttctcacaaccaaggtttatatttatatcatgatTTCCTATGTGTTTTGTCAGTTCAGCATCAGACAATTCATGTGTTTCAAGTAAAAGATAATGGCACTTTTATTAATGTTCGTAACATTGGCCGATTTTGCTATGAAGATGATGAACTATATTTGTCAAGTGTAAGATATCCAGAATGGGAACCTTGCAAAACACCATTTAAACCTTATCGTGAAACTTCTATTAATGCCCTAAAACATAGAATTcttgtatttttgtataaaaggGCTGttgaagaatgtaaaaataaagattctcCCAAACCTCTTTGTGAATACTACCaaaattttgagcatttttgTCAACTCAGAATGTGGAAAATGCAGTTAATTGATAAATCTCACCTTCTAATTAAATATGCAAGTGAGGATGTCATAACTCTTCGACTGCCTGACCCCAATGCACAACCATCCTTTTTTGTAGTTTATAACATGGTCACTACTGAAGTATTAGCTGTTTATGAAAACACTTCTGAGAAATTATTGAACATCTTTGAAAGCTTTTGTGATTACTTCCGAAATGCTGCATTACAAGCGCCAACACAACTGTCTTGTTCTCCATCCAATAATACATATGCTAGAACTTTACAGCACAGATTCCAACAAACTATTATAAATGCAAGATTTGGTGGTCAAACAGAAGCAGTAAAACGTCTTCTAGCTCAATTGCCTATTAGTTCACAATCTTATAGTGTCAGTCCATATCTTGACTTGGCTTTATTTAGCTATGATGACAAATGGGTATCAGTTATGGAAAGGCCAAAAGCATGTGGTGACCAGCCTATTCGCTTTTATGCCAGAGATTCTGGACtattgagatttaaaatatatgctggTGTCCATGGAAAAAATCATCCTGTTTCTGCAAGAAGATTGGTTGCCTTTACTTTTCATCCCTTCGATCCATTTGCTATTAGTGTTCAAAGGACTAATTCTGAGTATGTAGTCAATTTTCATGTTAGACATGTAGAGTCAGACTGA
- the LOC129966706 gene encoding uncharacterized protein LOC129966706 — MIMLDASGHMDRLNHRVYFFISPGVAGGIPIGYIITNAEETNIFREGVKLLCECFPEKCCLLQNGPLIVMIDDDLKEREVLSEIWPNSTYLLCQFHVLKAVWRWLMNSENKILKEHRQELYFFFKSLMYAETEMQLKELLQNMLENSTIRKYDKFIIYLSKLFSKKQLWCTCHRKMLLTRGNNTTNYVESLIKVLKETILGRVKAFSLVQLLDFIVTKFEKYLHSRYLDFSFGRSNKKLVKKFLPDDKGIIQNIRSLNKDNTYFEIDQHFVDLESSICTCFVGMNGKLCKPLSAVILKQNKQSTFVYSLESRKLMYEVATGKKIGFK; from the coding sequence ATGATAATGCTTGATGCATCTGGCCACATGGACAGATTAAATCatcgtgtttatttttttatttctccaggtGTAGCTGGTGGAATACCTATTGGCTACATCATCACAAATGCagaagaaactaatatttttcgtGAAGGAGTGAAACTTCTTTGTGAGTGTTTCCCTGAGAAATGCTGTTTATTGCAAAATGGGCCACTGATTGTAATGATAGATGATGATCTGAAGGAAAGAGAAGTTCTGAGTGAAATATGGCCGAATTCTACTTACTTACTCTGTCAGTTTCATGTGCTAAAAGCAGTGTGGCGATGGCTTATgaacagtgaaaataaaattctaaaagagcACCgtcaagaattatattttttctttaaatcattgaTGTATGCAGAAACTGAAATGCAACTGAAAGAGTTGCTTCAAAATATGTTGGAGAATAGCACAATCAGGAAATATGACAAGTTCATCATATATTTGAGCAAGTTGTTCTCCAAAAAGCAATTATGGTGCACTTGtcatagaaaaatgcttttaaccaGGGGAAACAATACAACAAACTATGTTGAAAGTTTGATCAAAGTTTTAAAAGAGACCATACTTGGACGAGTGAAAGCATTTAGTTTAGTTCAATTATTGGACTTCATTGTCACAAAATTTGAGAAGTATCTACATAGTAgatatttagattttagttttgGTCGTTCTAACAAAAAACTAGTAAAAAAGTTTTTGCCTGATGATAAAGGAATAATTCAGAACATCAGATCACTAAATAAAGATAacacttattttgaaattgatcaaCATTTTGTTGATTTGGAAAGTTCCATTTGTACTTGCTTTGTTGGCATGAATGGAAAGCTTTGCAAGCCTTTAAGTGCTGtgattctgaaacaaaataaacaatcaacATTTGTCTATTCTCtagaaagtagaaaattaatgTATGAAGTGGCTACTGGGAAAAAAATTGGATTCAAATAG